A stretch of the Fusobacterium varium genome encodes the following:
- a CDS encoding putative transcriptional regulator, with the protein MNFKTFLRNRREEMGYSQNKLAKTIGITQSYYNTIERGEVRNPPSEEILDKMIAILQFNDKEAAEFKYLAAIERTPAIILEELKKLAKQKETTPKVDISELKDFDNYIPLYSRISAGIGVFTEEEPVDFISIPGVRNIETLFAVNVKGDSMEPTIKNSSIILCRKGVEVRNGEIGAFIVNEESYVKRLKVTGNYIALISDNPNYQPIYIGPGDEFNVVGRVLKVINDIQ; encoded by the coding sequence ATGAACTTTAAAACCTTTTTAAGAAACAGAAGAGAAGAAATGGGTTACAGTCAAAATAAGTTAGCTAAAACAATTGGAATTACCCAATCATATTATAATACAATTGAAAGAGGGGAGGTAAGAAATCCCCCTAGTGAAGAGATACTTGATAAAATGATAGCAATATTACAATTCAATGACAAGGAGGCTGCTGAATTTAAATATTTAGCAGCAATTGAAAGAACTCCTGCAATAATATTGGAGGAGCTTAAAAAACTAGCGAAACAAAAAGAAACAACTCCAAAAGTTGATATATCTGAATTAAAAGATTTTGACAATTATATTCCTCTTTATTCGAGAATAAGTGCAGGAATAGGAGTATTTACTGAAGAGGAACCTGTAGATTTTATCTCTATACCTGGAGTAAGAAATATTGAAACTCTTTTTGCTGTCAATGTAAAAGGAGATTCTATGGAGCCTACCATTAAAAATTCTTCCATCATACTTTGCAGAAAGGGTGTAGAAGTTAGAAATGGTGAAATAGGAGCTTTTATTGTAAATGAGGAATCATATGTTAAAAGATTAAAAGTTACTGGAAACTATATTGCTCTTATTAGTGATAATCCTAATTATCAGCCTATTTATATTGGTCCAGGAGATGAATTTAATGTTGTAGGAAGAGTACTAAAAGTTATAAACGATATTCAATAG
- a CDS encoding putative PTS-dependent dihydroxyacetone kinase, phosphotransferase subunit DhaM, protein MVGIVVVAHNPRLSQEIINFCMELKNSDFMLENGGGTEENNGYGTCPEVIARAIKKANQGDGVVILCDLGSSVINAETAKERLKDEVEVEIVDAPIVEGTIVGVSSNHPKVNLKTLVEFIKESKEFPKF, encoded by the coding sequence ATGGTAGGAATAGTAGTAGTGGCACATAATCCTAGACTTTCACAAGAGATAATCAATTTTTGTATGGAGCTTAAAAATAGTGATTTTATGCTTGAAAATGGCGGAGGTACTGAAGAAAATAATGGGTATGGAACCTGTCCTGAAGTAATTGCTAGAGCAATAAAAAAGGCAAATCAAGGTGATGGAGTAGTAATACTTTGCGATCTTGGAAGTTCAGTAATAAATGCAGAAACAGCAAAAGAGAGATTAAAAGATGAAGTAGAAGTAGAAATAGTAGATGCACCAATAGTAGAGGGAACAATAGTGGGAGTTTCTTCTAATCATCCAAAGGTAAATTTAAAAACATTAGTGGAATTTATAAAAGAATCAAAAGAGTTTCCAAAGTTTTAA
- a CDS encoding putative efflux transporter — MSNELESKNVSRLFFKFAVPSIVGMLIVSIQMMVDGIFIANTQGASGLAAINLSMPIILFTNSIALMIAAGGGVYCSIALGKGKFKRANEIMSFTLQIFAVFLGSLSIFGFLFINGIINILGATEILAPLVKSYLLTMLVLNIPYNIPIFTEGFIKIAGKPNLVFLSCIICLAGNVLMDYFFIVKMDMGVFGAALATSIANGTAGIVLMWNYFKDRSRLKIVKPNGNRILLGKILYNGSSEMLTMVSSALATFIFNYILIRRIGEIGVSALTIVFYVNTVVNICLFGLSQALQPIVSYNLGARRIGQIRKVLKTAFFTGGSIGFFFFFVMKFNSAPIIKVFSKDNADLMALTGRALNFVVFQYLFSFVNVIISSFLTAVEKPMESAAVAMCRSLVCVAGLLFILPVFLGEKGLWLALPLGELLCMIVSVPLLIISYKKIKIRITKNLVDN; from the coding sequence ATGAGTAATGAATTAGAAAGTAAAAATGTAAGTAGGTTATTTTTTAAATTTGCTGTTCCAAGTATTGTCGGGATGTTAATAGTATCAATACAAATGATGGTAGATGGAATATTTATAGCTAATACACAAGGAGCTTCAGGTTTAGCAGCTATTAATCTTTCCATGCCAATAATATTGTTTACAAACAGTATAGCCTTAATGATAGCAGCTGGAGGAGGAGTATACTGTTCAATTGCTTTAGGAAAAGGCAAGTTTAAAAGAGCAAATGAAATAATGTCATTTACCCTTCAAATATTTGCAGTATTTTTAGGTAGTTTATCTATTTTTGGATTTCTTTTTATAAATGGTATAATAAATATCTTAGGTGCAACAGAAATACTAGCTCCATTAGTAAAATCGTATTTATTAACTATGCTGGTATTGAATATACCATACAATATTCCAATATTTACAGAGGGATTTATAAAGATAGCAGGAAAACCAAATCTTGTATTTTTAAGTTGTATTATATGTCTTGCAGGAAATGTTTTAATGGATTATTTTTTTATAGTAAAAATGGATATGGGTGTATTTGGAGCAGCTCTTGCTACATCAATAGCTAATGGAACTGCTGGAATTGTTCTCATGTGGAATTATTTTAAAGACAGAAGCAGGCTTAAAATAGTAAAACCTAATGGAAATAGAATTCTTTTGGGAAAAATATTATATAATGGAAGTTCTGAAATGTTGACAATGGTATCAAGTGCCCTTGCTACTTTTATTTTTAACTATATACTCATCAGAAGAATAGGTGAAATAGGAGTATCAGCATTAACAATAGTTTTTTATGTAAATACTGTGGTAAATATATGTCTTTTTGGGTTATCTCAGGCACTTCAGCCAATAGTTTCCTATAATCTTGGAGCTCGGAGAATAGGACAAATACGTAAGGTATTAAAAACAGCTTTTTTTACAGGAGGAAGCATAGGATTTTTCTTTTTCTTTGTAATGAAATTTAACAGTGCTCCTATTATAAAGGTATTTTCAAAAGATAATGCCGATTTGATGGCATTAACTGGAAGAGCTTTAAATTTTGTAGTATTCCAATATCTATTTTCATTTGTGAATGTTATAATCAGTTCTTTTTTAACAGCTGTAGAAAAACCTATGGAATCAGCAGCTGTGGCAATGTGCCGTTCACTTGTATGTGTAGCAGGACTGCTTTTTATACTGCCAGTATTTTTGGGAGAAAAAGGGCTGTGGTTAGCTCTCCCATTAGGAGAACTTTTATGTATGATAGTGAGTGTTCCTCTTTTGATAATATCTTATAAGAAAATAAAAATAAGAATAACTAAAAATCTAGTAGATAATTAG
- a CDS encoding putative outer membrane protease, with translation MIKKEFLLLFTFVSTGVFAQSTNSLNFSLGTVNGKAGEYVYVPETGEKVSYLDWKIKNVPVFILDYTHTRGNLEFQIGLKKNFGSKSSGSMKDYDWYSSDDDEDGATPNDYGKLSNFSDNKNYIDNLLMVDTNIKYWFNHAENFKSGPMLGFKYDYFKFYAKGGDQYDYLLDGSVDIQKGDFSQKSIEYSQKFFTPYIGYSISYAYEKLVLAFEIKGSLYGKAEAKDKHLERGPMKTKEKYKNMKNLGVKFVAKYPITPSIDIIGTLEYSKYFHKKNSTTDFTTEDGEKINGIKDLSGIKNSNYIASLGATYKF, from the coding sequence ATGATAAAAAAAGAGTTTCTACTTCTATTTACTTTTGTTTCAACTGGAGTTTTTGCACAGTCAACTAATAGTTTAAATTTTTCTTTAGGAACTGTTAATGGTAAAGCAGGAGAATATGTTTATGTTCCCGAAACAGGGGAAAAAGTTAGCTACTTAGATTGGAAGATTAAAAATGTTCCAGTTTTTATACTTGATTATACACATACACGTGGTAATTTGGAATTTCAAATTGGTCTAAAGAAAAACTTTGGTTCCAAATCTAGTGGAAGTATGAAAGATTATGATTGGTATTCATCTGATGATGATGAAGATGGAGCTACTCCAAATGACTATGGGAAACTTTCAAATTTCAGTGATAATAAAAACTATATAGACAATCTTTTGATGGTTGATACAAATATTAAATATTGGTTTAATCATGCAGAAAATTTTAAATCTGGACCCATGTTAGGATTTAAATATGATTACTTTAAATTTTATGCTAAAGGAGGAGATCAATATGATTATTTGCTAGATGGTTCTGTTGATATCCAGAAAGGTGATTTTTCCCAAAAAAGTATTGAGTACTCACAAAAGTTTTTTACTCCATATATTGGATACAGTATTTCATATGCTTATGAAAAATTAGTTTTAGCTTTTGAAATTAAAGGTAGTTTATATGGAAAAGCAGAAGCAAAAGACAAACATCTTGAAAGAGGACCTATGAAAACTAAGGAAAAATATAAAAATATGAAAAATTTAGGAGTTAAATTTGTAGCTAAGTACCCAATTACTCCATCTATTGATATAATTGGAACTTTAGAATATTCTAAATATTTTCATAAAAAGAATTCAACTACTGATTTTACAACTGAAGATGGGGAAAAAATCAATGGTATTAAAGACTTATCAGGTATTAAAAACAGTAATTATATAGCGTCTTTAGGAGCTACATATAAGTTCTAA
- a CDS encoding putative transcriptional regulator, whose protein sequence is MSFKNLPFNISLETIMKIIDNMYDEILIYDNRYNIVYINKACQRHYNCTAESMIGKSFFDFINKDNNSWDCSILPIVYKDRKPYAVKQKTFLGTELFTIAIPIFDEKNILKYVVMNVRDNTDGIKIYNPDYTYKDSIVKNIEPPKSNNIKMQELLKMIERIKNIDTPCILTGESGTGKTMLAKYIHSISDRANEPFVSLNCASIPTNLVESELFGYEKGAFTGANSKGKKGLFETANKGTLLLDEISELPLSAQSKLLHVLQEQKYLPIGGNKPIEIDVKIIAATNKDLRTLVFNKQFREDLYYRLNVIELYLPPLRERKEDISFLIKSFIEKFNKKYFFSKSFTKEALEILEAAQWKGNIRELQHAIERLMVTNDSSVIGVEHLSERLPNHSYDKNSIEEDSNISFDEKMNQYEASLIKEAYQKFKTSRKVAQYLKISQTKANKLIRKYINNNSL, encoded by the coding sequence ATGTCATTTAAGAATTTACCTTTCAATATTAGTCTTGAAACAATTATGAAAATTATCGATAATATGTATGATGAAATTCTGATCTATGATAATCGCTACAATATTGTATATATTAATAAAGCCTGCCAAAGACATTATAATTGTACAGCTGAATCTATGATTGGAAAATCTTTTTTTGATTTTATAAACAAGGATAATAATTCTTGGGATTGTTCCATTCTTCCCATTGTATATAAAGATCGAAAACCTTATGCTGTTAAACAAAAAACATTTCTGGGAACTGAATTATTTACTATTGCAATTCCAATTTTTGATGAAAAAAATATTTTAAAATATGTTGTTATGAATGTAAGGGATAATACAGATGGTATAAAAATTTACAATCCTGATTATACATATAAAGATTCCATTGTAAAAAACATAGAGCCGCCTAAGAGCAATAATATTAAAATGCAGGAACTTCTAAAAATGATTGAGCGTATAAAAAATATTGATACTCCATGCATTTTAACTGGCGAAAGTGGAACTGGAAAAACTATGTTGGCTAAATATATCCATTCTATCAGTGATCGAGCAAATGAACCTTTTGTAAGTTTAAATTGTGCCAGCATTCCAACAAACTTAGTTGAGAGTGAATTATTTGGTTATGAAAAAGGTGCTTTTACAGGAGCAAATTCAAAAGGTAAAAAAGGACTTTTTGAAACGGCAAACAAAGGAACTCTATTGTTAGATGAAATATCTGAACTTCCCCTTTCAGCTCAATCAAAATTACTTCATGTCTTGCAAGAACAAAAATATTTGCCAATTGGTGGAAATAAACCTATTGAAATTGATGTAAAAATAATTGCTGCAACTAATAAAGATTTGAGAACTTTAGTTTTCAATAAGCAATTCAGAGAAGACTTATATTACAGATTGAATGTTATAGAATTATATCTCCCTCCTTTAAGAGAGAGAAAAGAAGATATTTCATTTTTAATAAAAAGTTTTATTGAAAAGTTTAATAAAAAATATTTTTTCTCCAAATCTTTTACAAAAGAAGCTTTAGAAATACTAGAAGCTGCTCAATGGAAAGGAAATATAAGAGAATTACAGCATGCAATAGAAAGACTTATGGTTACTAATGATAGTTCTGTTATTGGAGTTGAACATCTTTCTGAAAGGCTTCCTAATCATTCTTATGACAAAAATTCTATTGAAGAAGATTCTAATATATCTTTTGATGAAAAAATGAATCAATATGAAGCTAGCTTGATAAAAGAAGCTTATCAAAAATTTAAAACTTCAAGAAAAGTAGCTCAATACTTAAAAATAAGCCAAACCAAAGCTAATAAGTTAATTAGAAAATACATAAATAATAATTCTTTATAA